Proteins encoded together in one Vigna angularis cultivar LongXiaoDou No.4 chromosome 5, ASM1680809v1, whole genome shotgun sequence window:
- the LOC108340122 gene encoding putative calcium-transporting ATPase 11, plasma membrane-type isoform X4: MEKYLRENFSVQPKNPSESALRRWRSAVSVVKNPRRRFRMVANLAQRAEAEHKRRKLQEKIRVALYVQKAALHFINAGSRRDGYTLSKATREAGFEIEPDELASIVRSHDKKCLERYEGVEGVARVVRVSLQEGVISVDVEHRQNIYGCNRHAEKPPRSFWMFVWDAMQDLTLIILMACSFVSVGVGILTEGWPKGMYDGVGIILSILLVVFVTSISDYKQSLQFKDLDKEKKNVSIQVTRDGRRQKVSIHDLVVGDMVHLSIGDVVPADGLLISGFGLLIDESSLSGESDAVNVDNQKPFLLAGTTVQDGSAKMLVTSVGVRTEWGRLMDTLNEGGDDETPLQVKLNGVATIIGKIGLGFALLTFIVLTSRFLWGKIAHHEITKWSLNDASKLLNFFATAVIIIVVAVPEGLPLAVTLSLAFAMKKLMNDKALVRHLSACETMGSASCICTDKTGTLTTNHMVVDKIWICGQTKAVKSDHSENLLKPLISEQTFDLLLQSIFQNTGSEIVKGLDGKNKIMGTPTESALLEFGLLLGGDSKFYNDKYKIVKVEPFNSTRKKMSVLVALPGGPNKYRAFCKGASELVVKMCDKVVDADGKVVLLNEQQRSSITEVINGFASDALRTLCIAFNDIEGSSERGRIPEDKYTLISIVGIKDPVRPGVKEAVKTCLEAGIVVRMVTGDNINTAKAIARECGILTDGIAIEGPDFRNKSQQELEKIIPKIQVMARSLPLDKHKLVTHLREDFNEVVAVTGDGTNDAPALHEADIGLAMGIAGTEVAKENADVIVMDDNFSTIVKVTRWGRSVYINIQKFVQFQLTVNVVALMLNFVSACVSGSAPLSAVQMLWVNMIMDTLGALALATEPPHDGLMKRPPIGKNAKFITRIMWRNIIGQSIYQIMVLLVLKFRGKQILKLDEHDDTTLLLNTVIFNSFVFCQVFNEINSRDMEKINVFEGMISSWVFLIVMGITICSQALIVEYLGAFAQTVPLSRELWFVSVMIGAVSLVVAVLLKCIPVPSSTYVAAATHHDGYEQLPTGPDLA, from the exons ATGGAGAAGTACCTCAGAGAAAACTTCAGCGTCCAGCCGAAGAACCCTTCGGAGTCCGCCCTCCGCCGATGGAGATCCGCGGTCTCCGTCGTCAAAAATCCCCGCCGCCGCTTCCGCATGGTCGCCAATCTCGCCCAACGCGCCGAAGCGGAACACAAGCGTAGAAAGCTCCAG GAAAAAATACGGGTGGCTCTCTATGTTCAAAAAGCAGCGTTGCATTTTATTAACG CTGGGAGCCGTCGTGATG GTTACACGCTCTCAAAAGCGACTCGGGAAGCAGGCTTCGAAATTGAGCCCGACGAATTAGCCTCCATTGTTCGATCCCATGACAAGAAATGTTTAGAACGGTACGAAGGAGTGGAAGGAGTAGCAAGGGTTGTTCGTGTGTCCTTGCAAGAGGGCGTTATTTCGGTAGATGTTGAGCACAGACAAAATATCTATGGCTGTAACCGGCATGCCGAGAAGCCCCCTAGAAGCTTTTGGATGTTCGTTTGGGATGCAATGCAGGACTTAACTCTAATCATCCTTATGGCATGTTCATTCGTTTCAGTTGGTGTTGGAATTTTAACCGAAGGTTGGCCAAAAGGTATGTACGATGGAGTGGGAATCATACTATCTATACTTTTGGTGGTCTTTGTCACTTCAATCAGTGACTATAAACAGTCTTTGCAATTTAAGGACTtggataaagaaaagaaaaatgtcagCATTCAAGTTACAAGAGACGGCAGAAGGCAAAAAGTTTCAATTCATGATCTAGTGGTAGGAGACATGGTCCATCTTTCAATAGGAGACGTAGTTCCTGCAGATGGGTTATTGATATCTGGTTTCGGCTTATTAATAGACGAATCAAGTCTATCAGGTGAGAGCGACGCCGTAAATGTTGATAATCAGAAGCCTTTTCTTCTTGCTGGGACCACAGTGCAAGATGGGTCTGCAAAGATGTTGGTCACGTCCGTTGGTGTGAGGACGGAATGGGGAAGATTGATGGATACTCTGAACGAAGGAGGAGATGATGAGACACCACTTCAGGTCAAACTAAATGGAGTTGCAACCATTATTGGTAAGATAGGTTTGGGTTTTGCCCTTCTCACGTTCATAGTTCTGACGAGCAGGTTTCTGTGGGGGAAAATAGCTCACCATGAGATCACAAAATGGTCTCTAAATGATGCATCCAAGCTTCTCAATTTCTTTGCCACCGCCGTCATTATTATAGTTGTGGCAGTTCCCGAGGGGCTTCCTTTGGCAGTCACACTAAGCCTTGCATTTGCAATGAAGAAATTGATGAATGACAAGGCACTGGTCAGGCATCTCTCCGCATGCGAGACCATGGGTTCAGCAAGTTGTATTTGCACTGATAAAACAGGAACTTTGACTACAAATCACATGGTTGTAGACAAAATATGGATTTGTGGACAAACTAAGGCCGTTAAAAGCGACCACAGTGAAAATTTGTTGAAGCCCTTGATTTCTGAACAAACATTTGATCTTCTTTTGCAATCCATATTCCAGAATACTGGCTCAGAGATAGTCAAAGGGCTAGATGGAAAGAACAAGATCATGGGTACCCCCACAGAATCCGCTTTGTTGGAATTTGGCTTGCTTTTGGGAGGTGATTCCAAGTTTTATAACGACAAGTATAAAATAGTGAAGGTTGAACCTTTCAACTCAACCAGAAAAAAGATGTCAGTGCTGGTGGCTCTTCCCGGTGGCCCCAACAAGTATCGAGCATTTTGCAAAGGAGCATCAGAATTGGTTGTGAAAATGTGCGACAAAGTTGTCGACGCAGACGGCAAAGTGGTCCTTTTGAACGAACAACAAAGGAGTAGCATCACAGAAGTTATCAACGGATTTGCTTCTGATGCTCTGAGAACACTCTGCATTGCCTTCAACGATATTGAAGGATCTTCTGAACGAGGTCGTATTCCTGAGGACAAATACACGTTGATATCTATTGTTGGGATCAAGGATCCAGTCAGGCCTGGAGTAAAAGAAGCTGTCAAGACTTGTTTAGAAGCTGGCATTGTCGTTAGAATGGTGACTGGTGACAACATAAACACTGCCAAAGCAATAGCTAGAGAATGCGGCATATTGACAGATGGAATTGCGATAGAGGGACCAGATTTCCGGAACAAGTCCCAGCAAGAACTGGAAAAGATAATACCGAAAATTCAG GTAATGGCCCGATCCTTGCCCCTTGACAAGCACAAATTAGTGACCCATTTGAGGGAGGATTTTAACGAGGTTGTCGCAGTAACTGGGGATGGCACCAATGATGCCCCAGCGTTGCATGAAGCTGATATTGGACTAGCCATGGGCATTGCAGGGACAGAG GTTGCCAAAGAGAACGCGGATGTGATTGTAATGGATGATAACTTCTCGACCATAGTGAAGGTTACCAGATGGGGGCGTTCTGTTTACATTAATATACAAAAGTTTGTTCAGTTCCAGTTAACAGTTAATGTTGTAGCTCTCATGCTGAATTTCGTTTCAGCCTGCGTGTCAG GCTCTGCTCCTCTCAGTGCTGTTCAAATGCTTTGGGTAAACATGATCATGGACACTCTCGGCGCGTTGGCACTGGCTACAGAACCTCCGCATGATGGGCTGATGAAGAGGCCCCCTATAGGAAAGAACGCTAAATTCATCACCAGGATCATGTGGAGGAACATAATCGGTCAGAGCATCTACCAAATTATGGTCCTTTTGGTTCTCAAATTTCGTGGCAAACAGATTCTCAAGCTCGATGAACACGACGATACTACCTTGCTTCTGAACACAGTCATATTCAACAGCTTCGTATTCTGTCAG GTTTTCAACGAGATAAACAGCCGTGACATGGAGAAGATCAATGTTTTCGAAGGCATGATAAGCAGCTGGGTGTTCCTTATAGTGATGGGCATAACGATATGCTCTCAAGCCTTGATAGTTGAATATCTTGGTGCTTTTGCCCAAACGGTACCGCTCAGCCGGGAACTGTGGTTTGTAAGCGTCATGATCGGTGCGGTGAGTTTAGTCGTAGCTGTTCTCCTCAAGTGCATTCCGGTACCATCCAGCACCTACGTCGCCGCCGCCACCCACCATGACGGTTACGAACAGCTCCCCACTGGCCCTGATCTCGCTTGA
- the LOC108340122 gene encoding putative calcium-transporting ATPase 11, plasma membrane-type isoform X1: MEKYLRENFSVQPKNPSESALRRWRSAVSVVKNPRRRFRMVANLAQRAEAEHKRRKLQEKIRVALYVQKAALHFINGGGVGGDTGDNQGYTLSKATREAGFEIEPDELASIVRSHDKKCLERYEGVEGVARVVRVSLQEGVISVDVEHRQNIYGCNRHAEKPPRSFWMFVWDAMQDLTLIILMACSFVSVGVGILTEGWPKGMYDGVGIILSILLVVFVTSISDYKQSLQFKDLDKEKKNVSIQVTRDGRRQKVSIHDLVVGDMVHLSIGDVVPADGLLISGFGLLIDESSLSGESDAVNVDNQKPFLLAGTTVQDGSAKMLVTSVGVRTEWGRLMDTLNEGGDDETPLQVKLNGVATIIGKIGLGFALLTFIVLTSRFLWGKIAHHEITKWSLNDASKLLNFFATAVIIIVVAVPEGLPLAVTLSLAFAMKKLMNDKALVRHLSACETMGSASCICTDKTGTLTTNHMVVDKIWICGQTKAVKSDHSENLLKPLISEQTFDLLLQSIFQNTGSEIVKGLDGKNKIMGTPTESALLEFGLLLGGDSKFYNDKYKIVKVEPFNSTRKKMSVLVALPGGPNKYRAFCKGASELVVKMCDKVVDADGKVVLLNEQQRSSITEVINGFASDALRTLCIAFNDIEGSSERGRIPEDKYTLISIVGIKDPVRPGVKEAVKTCLEAGIVVRMVTGDNINTAKAIARECGILTDGIAIEGPDFRNKSQQELEKIIPKIQVMARSLPLDKHKLVTHLREDFNEVVAVTGDGTNDAPALHEADIGLAMGIAGTEVAKENADVIVMDDNFSTIVKVTRWGRSVYINIQKFVQFQLTVNVVALMLNFVSACVSGSAPLSAVQMLWVNMIMDTLGALALATEPPHDGLMKRPPIGKNAKFITRIMWRNIIGQSIYQIMVLLVLKFRGKQILKLDEHDDTTLLLNTVIFNSFVFCQVFNEINSRDMEKINVFEGMISSWVFLIVMGITICSQALIVEYLGAFAQTVPLSRELWFVSVMIGAVSLVVAVLLKCIPVPSSTYVAAATHHDGYEQLPTGPDLA; encoded by the exons ATGGAGAAGTACCTCAGAGAAAACTTCAGCGTCCAGCCGAAGAACCCTTCGGAGTCCGCCCTCCGCCGATGGAGATCCGCGGTCTCCGTCGTCAAAAATCCCCGCCGCCGCTTCCGCATGGTCGCCAATCTCGCCCAACGCGCCGAAGCGGAACACAAGCGTAGAAAGCTCCAG GAAAAAATACGGGTGGCTCTCTATGTTCAAAAAGCAGCGTTGCATTTTATTAACG GTGGTGGTGTCGGTGGCGACACCGGTGATAATCAAGGTTACACGCTCTCAAAAGCGACTCGGGAAGCAGGCTTCGAAATTGAGCCCGACGAATTAGCCTCCATTGTTCGATCCCATGACAAGAAATGTTTAGAACGGTACGAAGGAGTGGAAGGAGTAGCAAGGGTTGTTCGTGTGTCCTTGCAAGAGGGCGTTATTTCGGTAGATGTTGAGCACAGACAAAATATCTATGGCTGTAACCGGCATGCCGAGAAGCCCCCTAGAAGCTTTTGGATGTTCGTTTGGGATGCAATGCAGGACTTAACTCTAATCATCCTTATGGCATGTTCATTCGTTTCAGTTGGTGTTGGAATTTTAACCGAAGGTTGGCCAAAAGGTATGTACGATGGAGTGGGAATCATACTATCTATACTTTTGGTGGTCTTTGTCACTTCAATCAGTGACTATAAACAGTCTTTGCAATTTAAGGACTtggataaagaaaagaaaaatgtcagCATTCAAGTTACAAGAGACGGCAGAAGGCAAAAAGTTTCAATTCATGATCTAGTGGTAGGAGACATGGTCCATCTTTCAATAGGAGACGTAGTTCCTGCAGATGGGTTATTGATATCTGGTTTCGGCTTATTAATAGACGAATCAAGTCTATCAGGTGAGAGCGACGCCGTAAATGTTGATAATCAGAAGCCTTTTCTTCTTGCTGGGACCACAGTGCAAGATGGGTCTGCAAAGATGTTGGTCACGTCCGTTGGTGTGAGGACGGAATGGGGAAGATTGATGGATACTCTGAACGAAGGAGGAGATGATGAGACACCACTTCAGGTCAAACTAAATGGAGTTGCAACCATTATTGGTAAGATAGGTTTGGGTTTTGCCCTTCTCACGTTCATAGTTCTGACGAGCAGGTTTCTGTGGGGGAAAATAGCTCACCATGAGATCACAAAATGGTCTCTAAATGATGCATCCAAGCTTCTCAATTTCTTTGCCACCGCCGTCATTATTATAGTTGTGGCAGTTCCCGAGGGGCTTCCTTTGGCAGTCACACTAAGCCTTGCATTTGCAATGAAGAAATTGATGAATGACAAGGCACTGGTCAGGCATCTCTCCGCATGCGAGACCATGGGTTCAGCAAGTTGTATTTGCACTGATAAAACAGGAACTTTGACTACAAATCACATGGTTGTAGACAAAATATGGATTTGTGGACAAACTAAGGCCGTTAAAAGCGACCACAGTGAAAATTTGTTGAAGCCCTTGATTTCTGAACAAACATTTGATCTTCTTTTGCAATCCATATTCCAGAATACTGGCTCAGAGATAGTCAAAGGGCTAGATGGAAAGAACAAGATCATGGGTACCCCCACAGAATCCGCTTTGTTGGAATTTGGCTTGCTTTTGGGAGGTGATTCCAAGTTTTATAACGACAAGTATAAAATAGTGAAGGTTGAACCTTTCAACTCAACCAGAAAAAAGATGTCAGTGCTGGTGGCTCTTCCCGGTGGCCCCAACAAGTATCGAGCATTTTGCAAAGGAGCATCAGAATTGGTTGTGAAAATGTGCGACAAAGTTGTCGACGCAGACGGCAAAGTGGTCCTTTTGAACGAACAACAAAGGAGTAGCATCACAGAAGTTATCAACGGATTTGCTTCTGATGCTCTGAGAACACTCTGCATTGCCTTCAACGATATTGAAGGATCTTCTGAACGAGGTCGTATTCCTGAGGACAAATACACGTTGATATCTATTGTTGGGATCAAGGATCCAGTCAGGCCTGGAGTAAAAGAAGCTGTCAAGACTTGTTTAGAAGCTGGCATTGTCGTTAGAATGGTGACTGGTGACAACATAAACACTGCCAAAGCAATAGCTAGAGAATGCGGCATATTGACAGATGGAATTGCGATAGAGGGACCAGATTTCCGGAACAAGTCCCAGCAAGAACTGGAAAAGATAATACCGAAAATTCAG GTAATGGCCCGATCCTTGCCCCTTGACAAGCACAAATTAGTGACCCATTTGAGGGAGGATTTTAACGAGGTTGTCGCAGTAACTGGGGATGGCACCAATGATGCCCCAGCGTTGCATGAAGCTGATATTGGACTAGCCATGGGCATTGCAGGGACAGAG GTTGCCAAAGAGAACGCGGATGTGATTGTAATGGATGATAACTTCTCGACCATAGTGAAGGTTACCAGATGGGGGCGTTCTGTTTACATTAATATACAAAAGTTTGTTCAGTTCCAGTTAACAGTTAATGTTGTAGCTCTCATGCTGAATTTCGTTTCAGCCTGCGTGTCAG GCTCTGCTCCTCTCAGTGCTGTTCAAATGCTTTGGGTAAACATGATCATGGACACTCTCGGCGCGTTGGCACTGGCTACAGAACCTCCGCATGATGGGCTGATGAAGAGGCCCCCTATAGGAAAGAACGCTAAATTCATCACCAGGATCATGTGGAGGAACATAATCGGTCAGAGCATCTACCAAATTATGGTCCTTTTGGTTCTCAAATTTCGTGGCAAACAGATTCTCAAGCTCGATGAACACGACGATACTACCTTGCTTCTGAACACAGTCATATTCAACAGCTTCGTATTCTGTCAG GTTTTCAACGAGATAAACAGCCGTGACATGGAGAAGATCAATGTTTTCGAAGGCATGATAAGCAGCTGGGTGTTCCTTATAGTGATGGGCATAACGATATGCTCTCAAGCCTTGATAGTTGAATATCTTGGTGCTTTTGCCCAAACGGTACCGCTCAGCCGGGAACTGTGGTTTGTAAGCGTCATGATCGGTGCGGTGAGTTTAGTCGTAGCTGTTCTCCTCAAGTGCATTCCGGTACCATCCAGCACCTACGTCGCCGCCGCCACCCACCATGACGGTTACGAACAGCTCCCCACTGGCCCTGATCTCGCTTGA
- the LOC108340122 gene encoding putative calcium-transporting ATPase 11, plasma membrane-type isoform X3, producing the protein MEKYLRENFSVQPKNPSESALRRWRSAVSVVKNPRRRFRMVANLAQRAEAEHKRRKLQEKIRVALYVQKAALHFINGYTLSKATREAGFEIEPDELASIVRSHDKKCLERYEGVEGVARVVRVSLQEGVISVDVEHRQNIYGCNRHAEKPPRSFWMFVWDAMQDLTLIILMACSFVSVGVGILTEGWPKGMYDGVGIILSILLVVFVTSISDYKQSLQFKDLDKEKKNVSIQVTRDGRRQKVSIHDLVVGDMVHLSIGDVVPADGLLISGFGLLIDESSLSGESDAVNVDNQKPFLLAGTTVQDGSAKMLVTSVGVRTEWGRLMDTLNEGGDDETPLQVKLNGVATIIGKIGLGFALLTFIVLTSRFLWGKIAHHEITKWSLNDASKLLNFFATAVIIIVVAVPEGLPLAVTLSLAFAMKKLMNDKALVRHLSACETMGSASCICTDKTGTLTTNHMVVDKIWICGQTKAVKSDHSENLLKPLISEQTFDLLLQSIFQNTGSEIVKGLDGKNKIMGTPTESALLEFGLLLGGDSKFYNDKYKIVKVEPFNSTRKKMSVLVALPGGPNKYRAFCKGASELVVKMCDKVVDADGKVVLLNEQQRSSITEVINGFASDALRTLCIAFNDIEGSSERGRIPEDKYTLISIVGIKDPVRPGVKEAVKTCLEAGIVVRMVTGDNINTAKAIARECGILTDGIAIEGPDFRNKSQQELEKIIPKIQVMARSLPLDKHKLVTHLREDFNEVVAVTGDGTNDAPALHEADIGLAMGIAGTEVAKENADVIVMDDNFSTIVKVTRWGRSVYINIQKFVQFQLTVNVVALMLNFVSACVSGSAPLSAVQMLWVNMIMDTLGALALATEPPHDGLMKRPPIGKNAKFITRIMWRNIIGQSIYQIMVLLVLKFRGKQILKLDEHDDTTLLLNTVIFNSFVFCQVFNEINSRDMEKINVFEGMISSWVFLIVMGITICSQALIVEYLGAFAQTVPLSRELWFVSVMIGAVSLVVAVLLKCIPVPSSTYVAAATHHDGYEQLPTGPDLA; encoded by the exons ATGGAGAAGTACCTCAGAGAAAACTTCAGCGTCCAGCCGAAGAACCCTTCGGAGTCCGCCCTCCGCCGATGGAGATCCGCGGTCTCCGTCGTCAAAAATCCCCGCCGCCGCTTCCGCATGGTCGCCAATCTCGCCCAACGCGCCGAAGCGGAACACAAGCGTAGAAAGCTCCAG GAAAAAATACGGGTGGCTCTCTATGTTCAAAAAGCAGCGTTGCATTTTATTAACG GTTACACGCTCTCAAAAGCGACTCGGGAAGCAGGCTTCGAAATTGAGCCCGACGAATTAGCCTCCATTGTTCGATCCCATGACAAGAAATGTTTAGAACGGTACGAAGGAGTGGAAGGAGTAGCAAGGGTTGTTCGTGTGTCCTTGCAAGAGGGCGTTATTTCGGTAGATGTTGAGCACAGACAAAATATCTATGGCTGTAACCGGCATGCCGAGAAGCCCCCTAGAAGCTTTTGGATGTTCGTTTGGGATGCAATGCAGGACTTAACTCTAATCATCCTTATGGCATGTTCATTCGTTTCAGTTGGTGTTGGAATTTTAACCGAAGGTTGGCCAAAAGGTATGTACGATGGAGTGGGAATCATACTATCTATACTTTTGGTGGTCTTTGTCACTTCAATCAGTGACTATAAACAGTCTTTGCAATTTAAGGACTtggataaagaaaagaaaaatgtcagCATTCAAGTTACAAGAGACGGCAGAAGGCAAAAAGTTTCAATTCATGATCTAGTGGTAGGAGACATGGTCCATCTTTCAATAGGAGACGTAGTTCCTGCAGATGGGTTATTGATATCTGGTTTCGGCTTATTAATAGACGAATCAAGTCTATCAGGTGAGAGCGACGCCGTAAATGTTGATAATCAGAAGCCTTTTCTTCTTGCTGGGACCACAGTGCAAGATGGGTCTGCAAAGATGTTGGTCACGTCCGTTGGTGTGAGGACGGAATGGGGAAGATTGATGGATACTCTGAACGAAGGAGGAGATGATGAGACACCACTTCAGGTCAAACTAAATGGAGTTGCAACCATTATTGGTAAGATAGGTTTGGGTTTTGCCCTTCTCACGTTCATAGTTCTGACGAGCAGGTTTCTGTGGGGGAAAATAGCTCACCATGAGATCACAAAATGGTCTCTAAATGATGCATCCAAGCTTCTCAATTTCTTTGCCACCGCCGTCATTATTATAGTTGTGGCAGTTCCCGAGGGGCTTCCTTTGGCAGTCACACTAAGCCTTGCATTTGCAATGAAGAAATTGATGAATGACAAGGCACTGGTCAGGCATCTCTCCGCATGCGAGACCATGGGTTCAGCAAGTTGTATTTGCACTGATAAAACAGGAACTTTGACTACAAATCACATGGTTGTAGACAAAATATGGATTTGTGGACAAACTAAGGCCGTTAAAAGCGACCACAGTGAAAATTTGTTGAAGCCCTTGATTTCTGAACAAACATTTGATCTTCTTTTGCAATCCATATTCCAGAATACTGGCTCAGAGATAGTCAAAGGGCTAGATGGAAAGAACAAGATCATGGGTACCCCCACAGAATCCGCTTTGTTGGAATTTGGCTTGCTTTTGGGAGGTGATTCCAAGTTTTATAACGACAAGTATAAAATAGTGAAGGTTGAACCTTTCAACTCAACCAGAAAAAAGATGTCAGTGCTGGTGGCTCTTCCCGGTGGCCCCAACAAGTATCGAGCATTTTGCAAAGGAGCATCAGAATTGGTTGTGAAAATGTGCGACAAAGTTGTCGACGCAGACGGCAAAGTGGTCCTTTTGAACGAACAACAAAGGAGTAGCATCACAGAAGTTATCAACGGATTTGCTTCTGATGCTCTGAGAACACTCTGCATTGCCTTCAACGATATTGAAGGATCTTCTGAACGAGGTCGTATTCCTGAGGACAAATACACGTTGATATCTATTGTTGGGATCAAGGATCCAGTCAGGCCTGGAGTAAAAGAAGCTGTCAAGACTTGTTTAGAAGCTGGCATTGTCGTTAGAATGGTGACTGGTGACAACATAAACACTGCCAAAGCAATAGCTAGAGAATGCGGCATATTGACAGATGGAATTGCGATAGAGGGACCAGATTTCCGGAACAAGTCCCAGCAAGAACTGGAAAAGATAATACCGAAAATTCAG GTAATGGCCCGATCCTTGCCCCTTGACAAGCACAAATTAGTGACCCATTTGAGGGAGGATTTTAACGAGGTTGTCGCAGTAACTGGGGATGGCACCAATGATGCCCCAGCGTTGCATGAAGCTGATATTGGACTAGCCATGGGCATTGCAGGGACAGAG GTTGCCAAAGAGAACGCGGATGTGATTGTAATGGATGATAACTTCTCGACCATAGTGAAGGTTACCAGATGGGGGCGTTCTGTTTACATTAATATACAAAAGTTTGTTCAGTTCCAGTTAACAGTTAATGTTGTAGCTCTCATGCTGAATTTCGTTTCAGCCTGCGTGTCAG GCTCTGCTCCTCTCAGTGCTGTTCAAATGCTTTGGGTAAACATGATCATGGACACTCTCGGCGCGTTGGCACTGGCTACAGAACCTCCGCATGATGGGCTGATGAAGAGGCCCCCTATAGGAAAGAACGCTAAATTCATCACCAGGATCATGTGGAGGAACATAATCGGTCAGAGCATCTACCAAATTATGGTCCTTTTGGTTCTCAAATTTCGTGGCAAACAGATTCTCAAGCTCGATGAACACGACGATACTACCTTGCTTCTGAACACAGTCATATTCAACAGCTTCGTATTCTGTCAG GTTTTCAACGAGATAAACAGCCGTGACATGGAGAAGATCAATGTTTTCGAAGGCATGATAAGCAGCTGGGTGTTCCTTATAGTGATGGGCATAACGATATGCTCTCAAGCCTTGATAGTTGAATATCTTGGTGCTTTTGCCCAAACGGTACCGCTCAGCCGGGAACTGTGGTTTGTAAGCGTCATGATCGGTGCGGTGAGTTTAGTCGTAGCTGTTCTCCTCAAGTGCATTCCGGTACCATCCAGCACCTACGTCGCCGCCGCCACCCACCATGACGGTTACGAACAGCTCCCCACTGGCCCTGATCTCGCTTGA